A portion of the Microbulbifer agarilyticus genome contains these proteins:
- a CDS encoding DUF2141 domain-containing protein, whose product MINRILCGCFAGLVALYGGAVVAETTEAAEDVSVEVSGGEESGAEVSGESIDENTAAVKLTIANIQSQVGKLYISVYDSKDTFLGDTKVYALETGLENLQDGQLEVLLTLPYGAFAISVHHDDNANGEMDRNFIGIPKEPVGLSNGHVPKFGPPKFSKAVIEISQPEQQTFIALVD is encoded by the coding sequence ATGATCAATCGAATCCTATGTGGTTGTTTTGCCGGGCTTGTCGCCCTCTACGGCGGCGCGGTTGTTGCTGAAACGACAGAAGCCGCTGAAGACGTTTCTGTTGAAGTATCTGGTGGTGAAGAATCTGGTGCTGAAGTTTCTGGTGAGTCTATTGATGAGAACACCGCCGCCGTAAAGCTCACCATCGCCAATATCCAGTCCCAAGTCGGGAAGCTGTATATCTCCGTATACGATTCCAAAGATACGTTTCTTGGCGATACCAAGGTTTATGCCCTAGAAACCGGCCTGGAAAACCTGCAAGACGGTCAGCTTGAAGTGTTACTGACACTGCCGTATGGCGCCTTCGCAATTAGTGTCCACCATGACGACAATGCAAACGGTGAAATGGACCGGAATTTTATCGGTATTCCGAAAGAGCCGGTGGGCTTGTCTAATGGACATGTGCCAAAGTTTGGCCCGCCCAAATTCTCCAAGGCAGTGATCGAAATTTCACAGCCCGAGCAGCAGACATTTATTGCGCTGGTCGATTAA
- a CDS encoding isocitrate lyase/PEP mutase family protein yields MSESLRQLLAGDQVLSVPGIYDGLSARLVEQAGFKAAFLSGACLSFARFGRPDMGIVSAAEVAETVAVIRERTPMPLIVDIDTGFGNALNVQRTVTTFERAGASALQMEDQLMPKRCGHMRGKQVISRQEMVGKIHAALDARHSDETLIFARTDALGVNGFDDALERAEHYLEAGADAIFVEAPANLEQMQIIGERLGSRTPLIHNLVEGGQSPVQSADELQALNYRIALFPASLLHLFIPAAQKLLAQLAHSGHLNELRNQMIDLATVNDLLGADELLAAGKKYQYE; encoded by the coding sequence ATGTCGGAGTCATTGAGGCAGTTACTGGCCGGAGATCAGGTACTTTCCGTACCCGGTATCTACGATGGCCTGAGCGCCCGACTGGTGGAACAAGCCGGATTCAAGGCGGCCTTCCTGTCCGGGGCATGCTTGTCTTTCGCCCGTTTCGGTCGTCCGGATATGGGCATTGTCAGCGCCGCCGAAGTGGCAGAAACGGTAGCGGTGATTCGCGAACGCACGCCTATGCCGCTGATCGTGGATATCGATACCGGTTTTGGCAATGCGTTGAATGTACAGCGTACCGTGACGACCTTTGAGCGCGCCGGCGCCTCTGCATTGCAAATGGAAGACCAGCTGATGCCCAAGCGCTGCGGCCATATGCGTGGCAAGCAGGTTATCAGCCGACAGGAAATGGTGGGTAAGATTCACGCGGCACTGGACGCGCGACACAGCGACGAGACGCTGATCTTTGCCCGCACCGATGCCCTTGGGGTCAATGGGTTTGACGATGCGCTGGAGCGCGCCGAGCACTATCTGGAGGCTGGTGCCGATGCAATCTTTGTTGAGGCACCGGCAAACCTCGAACAAATGCAGATTATTGGCGAGCGCCTGGGCAGCCGAACGCCCCTTATCCATAATCTGGTTGAAGGTGGCCAATCCCCTGTCCAGTCCGCCGATGAACTGCAAGCGCTGAACTACCGCATCGCACTGTTCCCAGCGTCACTGCTCCACCTGTTCATTCCTGCCGCACAGAAATTACTCGCGCAATTAGCTCATAGCGGCCACCTGAACGAACTGCGCAATCAGATGATTGACCTGGCCACAGTAAATGACCTGCTCGGCGCCGACGAGCTGCTGGCGGCGGGCAAAAAATATCAATACGAATAA
- a CDS encoding FAD-dependent oxidoreductase gives MSNQSPVIIAGAGPSGGVLALSLAKQGISVLLLEKCDKLPVDLRASTFHPPSLEMIADLDEGVIGKMLERGLRADRYQYRDRATGEVATFDMSMIEEDTRFPFRLQLEQYELTGFICEALKEYACAEVRFGCELVDYEQDNGGVTAVVRTAQGEQRLAGSYLIGAEGARSVVRKRSEIGYSGFTYDEKFLVVSTSFPFEEVFEDFSYVNYVSDPEEWCVILRTDKLWRVLVPVFPANEAEENYYLSDEFVQSRLKRLHPREEDYDVHHRSIYAVNQRVAETYYQGRALLVGDACHINNPLGGMGMNGGLHDAFNLAEKLQKVIQEGADADAAFSLYDRQRRELAVQFVQRHTIENKKLMEARDPNIQRKRQQMLMETAADPDKAKAFLLERSMINCVRDSLAVQ, from the coding sequence ATGTCGAATCAGTCTCCCGTAATTATTGCTGGCGCCGGCCCAAGTGGTGGCGTGCTGGCGCTTTCTCTGGCGAAGCAGGGTATCTCTGTACTGCTGCTGGAAAAATGCGACAAATTGCCCGTCGACCTGCGGGCATCCACCTTTCATCCACCATCGTTGGAAATGATTGCCGATCTGGATGAAGGGGTGATTGGGAAAATGCTGGAGCGCGGCCTGCGTGCGGATCGTTACCAGTATCGCGATCGTGCCACCGGTGAAGTGGCCACCTTCGATATGTCCATGATCGAGGAAGATACGCGTTTTCCGTTTCGCCTGCAGTTGGAGCAGTATGAACTCACCGGGTTTATTTGCGAGGCACTGAAAGAATACGCCTGCGCAGAAGTGCGTTTTGGTTGCGAGCTGGTGGACTACGAGCAGGACAATGGTGGCGTGACGGCGGTTGTACGCACGGCCCAGGGTGAGCAGCGTTTGGCTGGCTCCTATCTTATCGGTGCCGAAGGTGCGCGCAGTGTGGTACGCAAGCGCTCGGAGATCGGCTACTCCGGTTTCACTTACGACGAGAAGTTTCTCGTGGTTAGCACCAGCTTTCCATTCGAAGAGGTCTTTGAAGATTTCTCCTATGTGAATTACGTATCCGACCCGGAAGAGTGGTGTGTAATCCTGCGTACCGACAAGTTGTGGCGGGTACTGGTGCCGGTATTTCCTGCCAATGAGGCAGAAGAAAATTACTATCTTTCCGATGAGTTTGTGCAGTCGCGCCTCAAGCGTCTGCATCCCCGCGAGGAAGATTACGATGTGCATCATCGCAGTATCTATGCGGTAAACCAGCGTGTAGCCGAAACCTACTATCAAGGGCGCGCGCTACTCGTGGGCGATGCCTGTCATATCAATAATCCTCTGGGTGGTATGGGTATGAATGGTGGTCTGCACGATGCCTTCAATCTCGCGGAAAAACTCCAGAAGGTGATTCAGGAGGGCGCTGACGCGGACGCGGCCTTCTCCCTGTACGATCGTCAGCGCCGTGAGCTGGCGGTGCAGTTTGTGCAGCGTCACACCATCGAGAATAAAAAACTGATGGAAGCGCGCGATCCGAATATCCAGCGCAAGCGCCAGCAGATGCTGATGGAAACCGCCGCCGATCCGGACAAGGCCAAGGCCTTTTTGCTGGAGCGTTCCATGATCAATTGCGTGCGCGATAGTTTGGCCGTCCAATAA
- a CDS encoding alpha/beta fold hydrolase, whose product MDQRGCWESAALMVDSTGTVRRGYLDHAAGQIHYRYCGSAHLPLLLLLHQTPSSSAMYERLMPLLSDTFFVVAVDTPGFGESDGLAGSISIAGFAEAIYQAVSTTFDRPALVFGHHTGAAIAVQLAFQYPEFVRAMALSGPTLLSEAQKQALPLAAKTIAADEEGSHWQAMWQRLRAKDPQADLALSMRETLSAFACGEYYLASYKAVTEQAVAEQLAAIDCPAVVFAGGQDQLRSAVVPTVKLLPRGMASALPQNAGTYVCEQQPAAVATLLRRFFMEVVEEH is encoded by the coding sequence ATGGATCAGCGCGGATGTTGGGAGTCTGCCGCGCTAATGGTGGATTCCACAGGGACAGTGCGCCGAGGTTATCTCGACCACGCGGCGGGCCAAATCCATTACCGCTACTGCGGTAGTGCGCATTTGCCGCTGTTGCTGTTGCTACATCAGACGCCCAGCTCATCGGCAATGTATGAGCGTTTGATGCCGCTGCTGTCGGACACATTTTTTGTGGTTGCAGTGGATACTCCGGGGTTTGGGGAAAGTGACGGGCTGGCAGGGAGTATTTCGATCGCGGGGTTTGCGGAAGCGATCTATCAGGCGGTGAGCACCACATTTGATCGCCCCGCACTGGTATTTGGCCATCACACCGGCGCCGCTATTGCGGTGCAGTTGGCCTTTCAATATCCGGAATTTGTGCGCGCGATGGCACTGAGTGGGCCGACGCTGTTATCTGAGGCCCAGAAACAGGCGCTGCCGCTGGCAGCCAAGACCATTGCGGCAGACGAAGAGGGCAGTCACTGGCAGGCGATGTGGCAGCGGCTGCGGGCCAAGGACCCACAGGCGGATTTGGCACTGAGTATGCGCGAAACACTTTCCGCGTTTGCGTGTGGTGAGTATTACCTGGCCTCCTACAAGGCGGTCACCGAACAGGCGGTAGCTGAGCAGCTGGCGGCCATTGATTGTCCTGCTGTGGTGTTTGCAGGTGGGCAAGATCAACTGCGTTCGGCGGTGGTGCCTACCGTGAAGCTGTTGCCGCGCGGCATGGCATCGGCCTTGCCACAAAATGCCGGTACCTACGTATGCGAGCAGCAGCCTGCTGCGGTGGCGACATTACTGCGCCGATTTTTTATGGAAGTGGTCGAAGAACACTGA
- a CDS encoding Asp/Glu racemase yields MDNYQIARRAQIGVIIPSTNTGVEYDLQQLRLDGVTWHPSRFWIELRNWSDEMSRSGDDENTVFERFLDIMRGEIPVSIRNVLSAKVSHIMLGMSAETFWGGLEGNIAFEREIRDQIGDLGLTTGAGATKDALNCFGAKRISVITPYPQVGDDNVRRFFSDIGFEVVNVKGMNRPSATAIAETPIQQVLDAVREVDGDDVDAIIQCGTNLSTLDLFPTLEHVLQKPLIPINIATVWHALRACGIEDRIIGKGRLLEEF; encoded by the coding sequence ATGGATAATTATCAGATCGCCCGCCGCGCCCAAATCGGCGTCATCATTCCTTCCACCAATACCGGCGTCGAATACGACCTGCAGCAGCTCAGGCTGGATGGCGTAACCTGGCATCCATCGCGGTTCTGGATCGAGTTGCGTAACTGGTCTGATGAAATGAGCCGCAGTGGTGATGATGAGAATACGGTGTTTGAGCGTTTTCTCGACATTATGCGCGGCGAAATTCCGGTCTCTATTCGCAATGTGCTGTCTGCGAAGGTCTCCCACATCATGTTGGGCATGTCTGCGGAAACCTTCTGGGGTGGCCTTGAGGGGAATATCGCGTTTGAGCGTGAGATCCGCGATCAGATCGGCGATCTCGGCCTGACCACCGGTGCAGGTGCCACCAAAGACGCGCTCAATTGCTTTGGTGCCAAACGCATTTCTGTGATTACGCCGTACCCGCAGGTGGGTGATGACAACGTACGCCGCTTTTTCTCCGATATCGGCTTTGAAGTGGTGAACGTCAAGGGGATGAATCGCCCCTCGGCGACTGCGATCGCCGAAACGCCTATCCAGCAGGTGCTTGACGCTGTGCGCGAAGTGGATGGTGATGATGTCGACGCAATCATCCAGTGTGGTACCAATCTCTCAACGCTGGATCTTTTCCCCACCCTCGAGCATGTGCTGCAGAAACCCCTGATCCCGATCAACATTGCGACGGTCTGGCACGCGCTGCGCGCCTGCGGCATTGAAGATCGAATTATCGGGAAAGGGCGCTTGCTCGAAGAGTTCTGA
- a CDS encoding aldehyde dehydrogenase family protein: MSRDHSLPELANYIDGAFSTPAIDRERSLHDANTDKPIQGRRNSNREQIQAALTTTDRIYQAGTWEDTPAEERAEHLEAMAVELSSAEYAETISIADSLTSGAIVRTTRKMAQMLPFVFRGAAAYLREGHLDKQVPGPRGSVDYLRRPWGPALLIAPWNGPTAIGSHKVASALAAGAPCILKPSEFTPHSAIMMARAADRAGLPKGVFQLTLGDRSVGAQLVEDPRIKAVSFTGGLAGGRAIARACADDFVPTQLELGGNNQLVVFADADLDLAATGIVYGMTNLNGQWCRALGRLLVHESVKDRLLDKVMSQLANIHIGHSLDEESDMGPLVHRGHFEQVQSDIERLRSCGGEMLTATPLPQLEGNFIAPTLIDGCRPEDTREEIFGPVATIHTFRDDSEALALANGTDLGLAGYVYSENEEKAFAFARKMRTGGVKINGYSLLSIGEGTPRGAWGLSGLGEEGHGQSIEFFTGARVVGLSPQDPLGGR; the protein is encoded by the coding sequence ATGAGCCGTGACCACTCGCTTCCGGAACTTGCAAACTACATCGACGGTGCATTTTCCACACCGGCTATCGACCGCGAGCGCAGCTTGCACGACGCCAATACGGACAAACCCATTCAGGGACGCCGCAACTCCAACCGGGAGCAGATTCAGGCCGCACTTACCACCACCGACCGCATTTACCAGGCAGGTACCTGGGAAGATACGCCTGCTGAGGAGCGCGCAGAGCACCTGGAAGCGATGGCAGTAGAACTAAGCAGTGCGGAATACGCAGAAACCATCAGTATCGCCGACAGCCTCACCTCGGGCGCGATAGTACGCACCACCCGAAAAATGGCGCAGATGCTGCCGTTCGTATTCCGCGGCGCGGCTGCTTATCTGCGCGAAGGACATCTGGACAAACAAGTCCCCGGCCCGCGCGGCTCGGTAGACTACCTGCGCCGCCCTTGGGGCCCCGCACTGCTGATTGCCCCATGGAATGGCCCGACCGCGATCGGCTCTCACAAAGTAGCCAGCGCACTCGCAGCGGGTGCGCCATGTATTCTCAAACCTTCTGAATTTACTCCGCACTCGGCCATTATGATGGCACGCGCTGCAGATCGGGCAGGACTGCCCAAAGGTGTATTTCAGCTGACACTGGGAGATCGATCCGTCGGCGCTCAGCTGGTGGAAGACCCGCGCATCAAGGCCGTGTCGTTTACCGGTGGACTTGCCGGTGGGCGCGCCATCGCCCGTGCATGTGCAGACGACTTCGTACCAACGCAACTGGAGCTCGGCGGCAACAACCAGCTGGTTGTATTTGCCGATGCCGACCTGGATCTCGCCGCTACCGGCATCGTTTACGGGATGACAAATCTCAATGGACAGTGGTGCCGCGCGCTTGGACGCCTTCTGGTACACGAGTCAGTGAAAGATCGCCTGCTGGATAAGGTTATGAGCCAGCTGGCGAATATTCATATCGGCCACTCCCTCGATGAGGAAAGTGATATGGGGCCGCTGGTACACCGCGGTCACTTTGAGCAGGTGCAATCGGACATCGAACGTTTGCGGAGTTGCGGTGGGGAGATGCTGACGGCGACTCCACTACCACAGCTGGAAGGTAACTTTATTGCCCCAACCCTGATCGATGGTTGTCGCCCCGAGGATACCCGCGAGGAGATTTTTGGTCCCGTTGCCACGATCCACACATTCCGTGATGACAGCGAGGCACTCGCCCTGGCCAACGGCACCGACCTTGGTCTTGCCGGCTATGTCTATAGCGAGAATGAAGAAAAGGCCTTTGCGTTTGCGCGCAAGATGCGTACCGGTGGGGTCAAGATTAACGGCTACAGCCTGCTGAGTATCGGTGAAGGCACACCGCGCGGCGCCTGGGGGCTGTCAGGACTTGGTGAAGAGGGGCATGGGCAATCCATCGAGTTCTTTACTGGAGCCCGGGTGGTTGGCCTTTCTCCGCAGGATCCACTGGGTGGGCGCTAA
- a CDS encoding Asp/Glu racemase, whose protein sequence is MTFPEKIDLSKTRERSQLSNGHRDSYIGHRAKIGVVIPSTNTSVEYDCQRLLPRGVTWHTTRFMIDHPDLSDDANFMRFLERLRETIGDSIESLMTCKPDHVMMGMSAETFWGGIKGNDGFVDRIQELVGEDTGLTTGANAVISALEALGLPEGKGKTLSIITPYQPVGDKNVRLFFEDAGYRIKHLVGLRCANAHDAIALVPEPHVLDIVREIDGDDVDAIVQVGTNLSTVGVFPAMEKMLQKPILPINVATCWHALRSCGIHDKFDNMGWLLEEH, encoded by the coding sequence ATGACATTCCCTGAGAAAATCGATCTGTCCAAAACTCGGGAGAGATCCCAGCTGAGCAATGGCCACCGCGATAGCTACATCGGCCATCGCGCGAAAATTGGCGTGGTGATTCCCTCGACCAATACCTCGGTGGAATACGACTGCCAGCGCCTGTTGCCGCGCGGTGTTACCTGGCATACCACACGCTTTATGATCGACCACCCGGATCTTAGTGATGATGCCAACTTCATGCGCTTCCTTGAGCGTTTGCGTGAAACCATTGGTGACTCCATTGAGAGCTTGATGACCTGCAAGCCTGATCACGTGATGATGGGTATGTCGGCGGAGACCTTCTGGGGTGGCATTAAGGGTAATGACGGCTTTGTTGATCGTATTCAGGAGCTGGTGGGTGAAGACACGGGTCTCACTACCGGAGCGAACGCGGTTATCTCGGCGCTGGAGGCGCTGGGCTTGCCGGAAGGCAAGGGCAAGACCTTGTCGATCATCACTCCGTATCAACCGGTGGGCGACAAGAACGTTCGCCTGTTCTTTGAAGACGCGGGTTATCGAATTAAACACCTCGTGGGCCTGCGCTGTGCCAATGCCCACGATGCCATTGCACTGGTACCGGAACCGCACGTATTGGACATCGTGCGCGAAATTGATGGCGACGATGTGGATGCCATCGTGCAGGTGGGGACCAATCTGTCGACCGTAGGTGTGTTCCCGGCCATGGAGAAAATGCTGCAAAAGCCGATACTCCCGATCAACGTGGCCACCTGCTGGCATGCGCTGCGCAGCTGCGGTATTCACGATAAGTTCGACAATATGGGCTGGCTGCTCGAAGAACACTGA
- a CDS encoding CaiB/BaiF CoA transferase family protein: MNKALNGIRILDLTHMLSGPYGAMLLADLGADMIKVEPLAGEGTRKLLAKDPENSIDGFGAYYLTLNRNKRSVALNLKSERGRQVFYDLVKQADVVISNFGPGVPERLGIDYASLNAINPRIITCCVSGFGSDGPGAKRPAFDQVAQAYGGGMSITGEDPANPVRAGIPIGDLGGGMFAVMGILAAITERATSGKGQHVDISMVDCQISMLNYMATMHFLSGKNPYPIGNAHFVHVPYNSYATSDGFVIIAVITDNFWQNLKPVVQVPEFDDPKYDGQPGRFADKTFIDEKLAEIFATDTTEAWLEKLEAQRIPCAPINNLERALNDPQVLHRNMVVDIAHPNGKKTKAPGNPIKLSRTHEDTFSPAPHIGEHTDQILSELCGYTQADIDALKDDGDAA, from the coding sequence ATGAATAAAGCACTAAACGGGATACGCATACTGGACCTGACACACATGCTGTCTGGTCCCTATGGCGCGATGCTTCTTGCCGATTTGGGTGCGGACATGATCAAGGTGGAGCCGCTGGCTGGTGAGGGTACCCGCAAATTGCTGGCGAAAGACCCGGAAAACTCAATTGACGGGTTTGGCGCTTACTATCTGACCCTGAATCGCAACAAGCGCAGTGTGGCGCTGAACCTTAAGAGCGAGCGCGGTCGTCAGGTTTTTTATGATTTGGTGAAGCAGGCGGATGTGGTCATCAGCAATTTTGGCCCCGGTGTTCCGGAGCGTCTCGGGATCGATTACGCCTCACTCAATGCAATTAATCCTCGCATCATCACCTGTTGTGTGTCGGGCTTTGGCTCTGACGGCCCCGGGGCCAAGCGTCCGGCGTTTGATCAGGTGGCGCAGGCGTACGGTGGCGGTATGTCGATTACCGGCGAAGACCCGGCCAACCCGGTGCGCGCTGGTATCCCCATTGGCGACCTGGGTGGTGGCATGTTTGCGGTGATGGGTATTCTGGCGGCGATTACCGAGCGGGCTACGAGCGGCAAGGGTCAGCACGTGGATATTTCCATGGTGGATTGTCAGATATCCATGCTGAACTATATGGCCACCATGCATTTCCTGAGCGGAAAAAATCCGTATCCGATCGGCAATGCACATTTTGTGCATGTGCCATATAACAGCTACGCGACGTCGGATGGCTTCGTGATTATCGCAGTGATTACCGACAATTTCTGGCAGAACCTCAAGCCGGTGGTACAGGTTCCTGAGTTTGACGATCCAAAATACGATGGGCAGCCGGGACGCTTTGCCGACAAGACGTTTATTGATGAAAAGCTCGCGGAAATTTTTGCCACTGACACTACGGAAGCATGGCTGGAAAAGCTGGAAGCGCAGCGCATACCGTGTGCACCGATTAATAATCTGGAGCGAGCACTGAACGACCCGCAGGTATTGCATCGCAATATGGTGGTGGATATCGCGCACCCCAATGGCAAGAAAACCAAGGCGCCAGGTAACCCGATCAAACTGTCCCGAACCCATGAGGACACCTTCTCGCCGGCACCACATATTGGTGAGCACACGGATCAGATCCTGAGTGAACTGTGTGGCTATACGCAGGCCGATATCGATGCACTGAAAGATGACGGCGATGCGGCTTGA
- a CDS encoding isochorismatase family protein, translating into MDLERKNLGLGARPALLLVDMIVGFTSARCPLGTDCPDVVQANSQLLERFRTLGLPVVFTTVVYHHEQQARVFRDRINHLNVLTPDSEWVQVDPRLQPQDDEPVIAKQWASSFFKTSLDTWLQTQGVDSLVVTGLTTSGCVRATVVDGLQHDYPVVVPREAVGDRNPEAHEANLFDMHAKYADVMSVQDVLQSLPTSQQAEQQA; encoded by the coding sequence GTGGATCTTGAGCGAAAAAATCTCGGTCTGGGCGCCAGGCCCGCACTGTTACTGGTCGATATGATCGTCGGTTTCACCAGTGCCCGTTGCCCGCTCGGTACCGATTGCCCGGATGTGGTTCAGGCAAATTCTCAACTGCTCGAGCGTTTTCGCACACTCGGCTTGCCGGTGGTGTTTACCACCGTGGTGTATCACCACGAACAACAGGCGCGCGTGTTTCGCGATCGCATTAATCACTTGAATGTGTTGACCCCTGATTCTGAATGGGTGCAAGTCGATCCACGTCTGCAGCCGCAAGATGATGAACCGGTGATCGCCAAGCAATGGGCCAGTAGCTTCTTCAAGACTTCTTTGGACACCTGGTTGCAAACGCAAGGGGTGGACTCCCTCGTGGTCACCGGCCTCACCACCAGTGGTTGTGTGCGCGCGACGGTGGTCGACGGTTTGCAGCACGACTACCCGGTAGTGGTGCCTCGCGAAGCGGTGGGGGATCGCAACCCGGAAGCCCACGAGGCCAACCTGTTTGACATGCATGCAAAATATGCCGATGTCATGTCTGTGCAAGACGTTTTGCAGTCGCTGCCCACTTCCCAGCAGGCGGAACAGCAAGCCTAG
- a CDS encoding hydroxymethylglutaryl-CoA lyase, whose product MREKVLINDVGPRDGLQNQQRVLRVEQRVQIIRGLLKAGVRSVEAGAFVSPKAVPAMAHTDQVLAGIAGDSGVDRQVLIPNAKGYELARDAGANTVVLVICATETMNQRNVRMSVEDSLAQAQGIFQAAQADGIRAVGCIAVAWQCPFEGATDPGKVMDLAGRLFEFGADDVNIADTIGAANPMAVRSLMGALAREYGAQRLACHFHDTRALALGNIYAALDADVRKFDSAIGGIGGCPFAPGATGNAASEDVVMLLEQMGFDTGIDLIALMEVGSMVGSMLDVPTGGRADTWRRLQVEKDAPLT is encoded by the coding sequence ATGCGTGAAAAGGTACTGATCAACGACGTGGGTCCGCGGGACGGGTTGCAGAATCAGCAGCGGGTTCTGCGGGTTGAACAACGGGTGCAAATAATCCGAGGCTTGCTAAAAGCCGGCGTCCGCTCGGTGGAAGCCGGAGCATTTGTGTCACCAAAGGCGGTACCGGCGATGGCCCATACCGATCAGGTGCTCGCCGGAATTGCCGGCGACTCCGGTGTCGATCGCCAGGTGCTGATTCCCAATGCCAAGGGTTATGAGTTAGCCCGCGATGCCGGTGCAAACACGGTGGTGCTGGTGATCTGCGCCACTGAGACCATGAATCAGCGCAATGTGCGCATGTCCGTTGAGGATTCACTGGCGCAAGCACAGGGGATTTTCCAGGCAGCACAGGCGGACGGTATTCGCGCAGTGGGATGTATTGCTGTGGCTTGGCAGTGTCCGTTCGAGGGCGCTACGGATCCGGGTAAGGTAATGGATCTTGCCGGGCGGCTATTCGAGTTTGGTGCGGATGATGTGAACATCGCAGACACCATTGGTGCGGCCAACCCGATGGCTGTGCGCAGCTTGATGGGCGCGCTGGCACGTGAATATGGAGCACAGCGTCTGGCCTGTCATTTCCACGATACCCGGGCGTTGGCACTTGGAAACATTTACGCTGCACTGGATGCGGATGTGCGCAAGTTTGACAGCGCCATCGGCGGAATCGGCGGTTGTCCTTTCGCCCCGGGCGCCACCGGTAATGCCGCCAGCGAAGATGTGGTTATGCTGCTTGAGCAGATGGGGTTCGATACGGGAATCGACCTGATTGCGTTGATGGAAGTTGGCAGCATGGTAGGATCAATGCTTGATGTGCCCACCGGGGGCAGGGCGGATACCTGGCGCCGGTTGCAAGTCGAAAAAGACGCGCCACTGACCTGA
- a CDS encoding MFS transporter: protein MYIAVAIVLLDMIGFAIMLPILAYYALQLGATPGIATLCMALYVVGMFFSTPIWGRLSDRFGRKPILVVSLAGAVLGYVLLGFATTVWMVAISRLFSGLMAGNLSVAQAYVADVTTDQDRAKAMGMLGAAFGISFIVGPALGGFLAGDSFEDANLQLPAMVSAGLSLSALLVVIFFLKESLSGTAKSNTQSQSFSQLLGWVAERRGLCLLLGAVTVYNLAAGFVESIFPIWADATDIAHGPKDLVPVLIAAGIAMVIVQGGLIGPLSRRFGERRLMRAGAILFGVSAILVTVAGGYASVPGVAAALVGQGIGAAFVLTSMQSLTSKEAQADNRGAVMGLYNALGTLGRGMGTAITGTAFAGIGIHAPYYIGTALMGLLLLLAIAQRAPRAKEPVPLAAVAEGS, encoded by the coding sequence ATGTATATCGCGGTAGCTATTGTGTTATTAGACATGATTGGCTTTGCCATCATGTTGCCCATCCTCGCGTACTATGCGCTACAGCTCGGCGCCACACCCGGTATTGCCACACTGTGCATGGCGTTATACGTAGTGGGTATGTTTTTCTCCACTCCCATATGGGGGCGCTTGAGCGATCGCTTTGGACGCAAGCCCATTCTGGTGGTCAGCCTTGCCGGTGCGGTTCTGGGTTACGTGCTGCTGGGCTTTGCCACAACTGTCTGGATGGTTGCCATATCGCGACTGTTTAGCGGGCTGATGGCAGGTAACCTGTCTGTGGCCCAGGCCTACGTTGCGGATGTCACCACCGATCAGGATCGCGCGAAAGCCATGGGTATGCTCGGGGCAGCGTTTGGTATCAGCTTTATTGTGGGCCCAGCCTTGGGCGGCTTTTTAGCCGGCGATAGCTTTGAAGATGCCAACTTGCAGCTTCCGGCCATGGTGTCTGCGGGTTTGTCGCTGTCCGCGTTACTGGTGGTGATATTTTTCCTCAAGGAAAGCCTGTCTGGCACTGCAAAATCAAATACGCAGTCACAGTCCTTTTCCCAGCTACTGGGCTGGGTGGCCGAGCGGCGCGGCCTGTGTCTGTTGCTGGGTGCAGTGACCGTGTACAACCTGGCGGCGGGGTTCGTCGAGTCGATCTTTCCGATTTGGGCGGACGCCACGGATATTGCCCATGGCCCCAAAGATCTGGTGCCGGTATTGATCGCAGCGGGCATTGCCATGGTGATTGTGCAGGGCGGGCTTATCGGGCCTCTGTCCCGGCGTTTTGGTGAGCGCCGCCTGATGCGTGCCGGAGCTATTCTGTTCGGTGTCTCTGCCATTCTGGTTACCGTGGCTGGCGGCTACGCCAGCGTCCCTGGAGTCGCCGCTGCGCTGGTGGGGCAGGGCATTGGTGCGGCGTTTGTGCTGACCTCAATGCAGTCACTCACCTCAAAAGAGGCGCAGGCGGATAACCGGGGCGCCGTCATGGGGCTATACAACGCCCTGGGTACACTTGGCCGCGGTATGGGTACCGCGATTACCGGCACTGCCTTCGCGGGTATCGGTATTCACGCCCCTTACTACATTGGCACTGCGTTGATGGGGCTGTTGCTCCTGCTCGCCATAGCGCAGCGCGCACCACGAGCCAAAGAACCTGTGCCGCTAGCGGCAGTCGCAGAAGGTTCTTGA